A window of Streptomyces sp. NBC_01241 genomic DNA:
ACCCTCGGGGGCGGCGCGGACCCAGGTGAGGTCGGTGGGGATGTCAGCCATGGAGAGTGTCCTTCTTCAGGGTATGGAGGAGGGCGGCCAGGGTGGCGGGGGCGGTACGGAGCGTTGCGCCGCTCGGGTCGCCGGACTCGGTCAGGCCAATGGTGCCGCTGGGAAAGGCGCATATGTATATGCAGGCGTCTCCCTCCCCGCAGTACGACGACTTCTGCCAGATGGATGTAGGCACGGTGACGTCCTTTCACAGATCATGTGCGATACGACGGATGAAGTCCCGAGACTTCCTGGGGGTGAGTGCGACCGCGTCCATTCGGTCGAGAAGTGTCCGGTACTTCAGCAACTGGGCTTCGACATCAAGCAGTACGGATCCGTGGGACTGGTCGAGGTGCACTGTGTCGAGCTGCGGCACAGGACCGACCCCGTACGCGACCGACTGCCCAGAGCCCGGGTAGGCCCCGGCGTCGAACGGAATCACGGTTACGGTGATATGCGGGTGTTCGCCCATCGTGAGGATGTGTTCCAGCTGCTTTCGCGCCGTGCTGGAACCTCCGAACTTCATCCGGAGGGCGGCCTCGTGCACGACGGTTGAGTACGGGGTGGGCGACGTCCGGTAGATGATGTCCTGCCGCTTGATGCGGTGGGAGACGCGGTGCTCGATCTCCGGCGGTGAGAGCTCGGGCACCACCTGGCCGAATACCTCGCGCGCATGATCTGCGGTCTGAAGCAGTCCAGGAATATGGCAGGTGTACGCGGTGCGCAACGCGGTTGCATGGTGCTCGAACTCGGCCAGGTTCAGTAGCCCCCTCGGCAGAATGCTCCGGTACTGCTCCCACCAGCCGGTCGATCTGTCGCCTGCCATGGCGGCCAGCGCTTCCACGTACGCATGGTCGGTGCAGGCATAGGTGCGAGCCATTGCCCGCACGCGCTCAGCGCTTACGCCGAATCGAGCGCTCTCCACGTTACTGAGCTGT
This region includes:
- a CDS encoding DUF397 domain-containing protein yields the protein MPTSIWQKSSYCGEGDACIYICAFPSGTIGLTESGDPSGATLRTAPATLAALLHTLKKDTLHG
- a CDS encoding helix-turn-helix domain-containing protein; the encoded protein is MAARPAATARRTRLAGELRKLRERAGMTATEAAKQLGTSSGQLSNVESARFGVSAERVRAMARTYACTDHAYVEALAAMAGDRSTGWWEQYRSILPRGLLNLAEFEHHATALRTAYTCHIPGLLQTADHAREVFGQVVPELSPPEIEHRVSHRIKRQDIIYRTSPTPYSTVVHEAALRMKFGGSSTARKQLEHILTMGEHPHITVTVIPFDAGAYPGSGQSVAYGVGPVPQLDTVHLDQSHGSVLLDVEAQLLKYRTLLDRMDAVALTPRKSRDFIRRIAHDL